In the genome of Montipora foliosa isolate CH-2021 chromosome 3, ASM3666993v2, whole genome shotgun sequence, one region contains:
- the LOC137995495 gene encoding BTB/POZ domain-containing protein 6-like, with protein sequence MEVFYLAEKYMVPSLVDKCSEYVQNNLQPSNVLSILPLAEKYDDKALVDRCWKVIDMQSEAVVTSDGFATIQRSLLEKIISRDTLTVTEIDLFKAVHLWATKQCKKQCLEANGEAKRRILGEAVVKKIRFPLMKEQEFAAVVLHAKILTPDEVINLFKFFNSALVATRVGFPETKRSGLSPVFHTCDRFNKVERRQGWNYGSGAKDCLIFRVNNNIKLHGMCLFGSMNNDYYVKLVIKDLHTHFTVKTKTDSFRSQEMECKVGIYFGFEIVFDTPLDVKKNTDYQIEAEMSGPSSGNGENGLSVLDVSGVQFTFKENAEYDNGTCPSRGQFPRFVFSL encoded by the coding sequence ATGGAGGTCTTTTATTTGGCGGAGAAATACATGGTGCCTTCACTAGTTGATAAATGCAGCGAATATGTGCAAAATAATTTACAGCCATCAAATGTCCTCAGCATCCTTCCATTGGCTGAAAAGTACGACGACAAAGCCTTGGTAGATCGATGTTGGAAAGTGATCGACATGCAGTCGGAAGCAGTTGTGACGTCGGATGGATTTGCGACAATTCAACGCTCCTTGCTTGAGAAAATCATCTCAAGAGACACTCTTACCGTGACAGAGATCGACCTGTTTAAAGCTGTTCACTTGTGGGCGACAAAGCAATGCAAAAAGCAATGCTTAGAAGCAAATGGTGAAGCAAAAAGAAGGATTCTTGGGGAAGCAGTAGTTAAAAAAATCCGCTTTCCATTGATGAAAGAACAAGAATTCGCAGCCGTTGTCCTTCATGCAAAAATCCTAACTCCAGACGAAGTAATCAACCTCTTTAAGTTCTTCAATTCAGCATTGGTGGCCACTCGAGTGGGATTTCCAGAGACAAAGCGGTCAGGTTTATCCCCTGTGTTTCACACTTGTGATAGATTTAACAAGGTAGAGAGAAGGCAGGGTTGGAATTACGGATCAGGGGCAAAAGACTGTCTTATTTTTCGCGTGAATAACAACATCAAGTTACATGGAATGTGTTTATTTGGCAGTATGAACAACGACTATTATGTTAAATTAGTGATCAAGGATCTTCACACCCATTTCACTGTTAAAACGAAGACAGATAGCTTTAGGTCACAGGAAATGGAATGCAAAGTTGGTATTTACTTTGGGTTTGAAATTGTTTTCGACACCCCACTTGATGTGAAGAAAAACACTGATTATCAAATCGAAGCAGAAATGTCTGGGCCTTCTTCTGGCAATGGAGAGAACGGCCTTTCTGTGCTTGACGTGTCTGGCGTGCAGTTTACATTTAAGGAAAATGCAGAGTACGATAATGGAACATGTCCTTCCCGTGGGCAATTTCCCCGAtttgtgttttctttgtaa